In a genomic window of Chaetodon trifascialis isolate fChaTrf1 chromosome 8, fChaTrf1.hap1, whole genome shotgun sequence:
- the pfkfb1 gene encoding 6-phosphofructo-2-kinase/fructose-2,6-bisphosphatase 1, which translates to MALTINTEQKQLTQTPLLKIWVPWMGCNLNRRRGSSVPQLCNSPTLIVMVGLPARGKTYISKKLTRYLNWIGVPTKMFNVGQYRREAVKIYKNYEFFRPDNEEAMGIRKACAAAALKDVAAYFTKEHGQVAVFDATNTTRERRAIIISFAKERGYKVFFVESICDDPEIIAENIKQVKSGSPDYVDRDIDEAMEDFIRRIECYRASYMPIDDEKDRKLSYIKIFNVGSRYLVNQVQDHIQSRIVYYLMNIHVTPRSIYLSRHGESELNLLGRIGGDSGLSPRGQRYANALAAFIKGQNINDLKVWTSHMKRTIQTAEALGVQYEQWKALNEIDAGVCEELTYEEIQENFPEEFALRDQDKYRYRYPKGESYEDLVHRLEPVIMELERQENVLVICHQAVMRCLLAYFLDKPADELPYLRCPLHTVLKLTPIAYGCKVEPFFLNIEAVNTHREKPVNVDINRNPDEALQTVPDHI; encoded by the exons ATGGCTCTCACCATcaacacagaacagaaacagctcACACAGACTCCTCTGCTCAAGATCTGGGTGCCATGGATGGGCTGCAACTTGAACCGCAGGAGAGGAT CCTCAGTGCCTCAGCTCTGTAACTCTCCCACATTGATTGTGATGGTGGGATTGCCAGCCAGAGGGAAGACATACATCTCCAAGAAGCTCACTCGCTACTTGAACTGGATTGGAGTGCCGACAAAAA TGTTCAACGTGGGTCAGTACCGCAGGGAGGCCGTCAAGATCTACAAGAACTATGAGTTCTTTAGACCTGATAATGAGGAAGCCATGGGGATCCGCAA GGCTTGTGCTGCCGCCGCCCTCAAAGACGTCGCTGCCTACTTCACAAAGGAACACGGACAAGTAGCC GTATTTGATGCTACCAACACCACCAGGGAGAGGAGGGCAATCATCATTAGCTTTGCAAAGGAGAGGGGTTACAAA GTGTTCTTTGTGGAATCAATCTGTGACGACCCAGAGATCATTGCAGAGAATATTAAG CAAGTAAAATCTGGGAGTCCAGATTACGTGGATCGTGACATAGATGAGGCCATGGAGGACTTCATCCGGCGCATTGAGTGCTACAGGGCCAGCTACATGCCGATAGACGATGAGAAGGACAG GAAGCTCTCCTACATCAAGATCTTCAACGTGGGCAGTAGATACCTGGTGAACCAGGTCCAGGACCACATTCAAAGCAGGATAGTCTACTACCTCATGAACATCCACGTCACGCCGAGATCCATCTACCTGAGCCGCCACGGAGAGAGCGAGCTCAACCTGTTAGGTCGCATTGGTGGAGATTCAGGCCTCTCACCCAGAGGACAGAGG TATGCAAACGCCTTGGCGGCCTTCATCAAAGGTCAGAATATCAACGATCTGAAGGTGTGGACGAGCCACATGAAAAGGACCATCCAGACCGCAGAGGCTCTGGGAGTCCAGTATGAGCAGTGGAAGGCCCTCAATGAGATCGACGCT GGGGTCTGTGAGGAGCTAACCTACGAGGAGATTCAGGAGAATTTCCCAGAAGAGTTTGCGCTGAGAGATCAAGACAAGTATCGTTACCGTTACCCCAAGGGTGAG TCCTATGAGGACCTTGTCCATCGTCTGGAGCCGGTGATCATGGAGCTGGAAAGGCAGGAAAACGTTTTGGTGATCTGCCACCAAGCTGTGATGCGCTGCTTGTTGGCCTACTTCCTGGACAAGCCCGCAG aTGAGCTGCCTTATCTAAGATGCCCCCTTCACACAGTGCTCAAACTCACACCGATAGCCTATG GGTGTAAAGTCGAGCCCTTTTTCCTCAATATTGAAGCggttaacacacacagagagaagccagTG AATGTCGACATCAACAGAAACCCAGACGAAGCTCTGCAGACTGTTCCTGACCACATATAA
- the itih6 gene encoding inter-alpha-trypsin inhibitor heavy chain H6, whose protein sequence is MMTLKVQCILVFFTFYVQEGLSRDYEANLGANILLQRVKRQSKPTKAVLKVTDYHVRCSVVSRYAVTTVQSSVWNQLPITKEAAFEVDLPSSAFISNFTITSNGKVYVAQVKERAAARKIYDAAKKQGKTAGLVATKEREIEKFRVAVSVPSGARVFFSLSYEELLPRRLGRYELSLGLRPGQPVQNLTLDVSITERPGISFIKVLPLKTSRLLSNTAQGDADAPASTHVEHSGGCARVRYSPTLQQQNSVSSKGLNADFIIQYDVDLRDLLGEIQVYDGYFVHYFAPRGLPVVPKDVIFVIDVSGSMIGTKIKQTKQAMSTILGDLREGDHFNIITFSDKVHTWRKGRTVRATRQNVRDAKDFVKRIIAEGWTNINAALISAAQLVNPPSSASSKLLSPRRVPLVIFLTDGEATIGVTAGDTILTNAKKALGSASLFGLAFGDDADFLLLKRLALDNRGVARMVYEDADAALQLKGFYDEVASPLLSDIQLSYLDDQAFDITRSLFPNYFQGSELVVAGKVKPGVKDLKVSMSATNSKQQVKLENGVLISHAKANGSADSLDCSAGLEGISSFVHRLWAYFTIKELLLAKLNTTDPTTQRLLADKATNLSLKYNFVTPVTSLVVVKPDADEAAQTPSTAKPTAAATTTTTATTAATSKISAAGAAKKPSSPSNPRPNKTKPDPPQPPPNTPHTKKIPPPASTAKAASRKTTTTSSPSSVKTAPAPFSGKKLALSQNESKTAPPPPAGKIPTSVLNALKTASPPAPGKVSTPQHSATKTTTPSTTTTMLSFTTSTALPLSPVRTDPAPLPGRPLTPQPSAVRTAPPPVKAIAPSTEAGNGSTSAPDVPQPEVTTALPELLSALTSPTPAPAPAVEDNDTDLSIATFVSATFAPMPGVTDGPRLWEAAGLLDVSTFIQRKDIDLVKDYDATYDYDYDLSYDAWDDTADTESFEPPSRLSTVRVFSSSVDGDPHFVVQLPKLQQNLCFTVDGRANDVLRLLEDPERGIIVDGHLMGAPSKHGAEDRPRTYFDQLTISSATGGSGDITITLSLDAVVVEGEGRDTLPINQQGSVRRQGVTVTVDNHRSCWIELAKDVRFLVLFHHYKHPSYLQMAHLGFYITDGKGLSASTQGLLGQFQHADMSLSAVKDYLDGGVHKEAVSARGILRWGAEHVPVTLQDKTLKDTVRKRHAGKCWVVPKAEIERLLGHPYESYVVDQV, encoded by the exons ATGATGACCTTAAAAGTTCAGTGCATTCTAGTTTTCTTCACTTTCTATGTGCAAGAGGGATTATCAAGGGATTATGAAGCAAACCTCGGAGCAAATATTCTTTTGCAG AGAGTGAAACGTCAAAGCAAGCCAACAAAAGCAGTG CTGAAGGTGACAGACTACCATGTGAGGTGTTCAGTGGTGTCCCGCTATGCTGTCACCACGGTCCAGAGTTCAGTATGGAACCAGCTCCCGATCACCAAGGAGGCCGCCTTTGAGGTGGACCTGCCGtcctctgctttcatctccAACTTCACCAT CACCTCCAACGGCAAGGTGTACGTGGCCCAGGTGAAGGAAAGAGCTGCTGCCAGGAAAATTTACGATGCTGCTAAGAAGCAAGGAAAAACAGCTGGACTTGTTGCTACAAA agagagggagatcgAGAAGTTTCGTGTGGCAGTGAGCGTGCCGTCAGGAGCTCGGGTGTTCTTCTCCCTGTCCTACGAGGAGCTGTTACCTCGTCGGCTCGGCCGCTACGAGCTCAGTCTGGGCCTGAGGCCCGGGCAGCCTGTGCAGAACCTCACGTTAGATGTCAGCATAACAGAGCGGCCGGGCATCAGTTTCATTAAAGTTCTGCCTCTCAAGACGAGCCGACTGCTTTCCAACACTGCTCAAG GTGATGCCGACGCCCCTGCCTCCACTCATGTTGAGCACAGCGGCGGCTGTGCTCGAGTCCGCTACAGTCCCACcttacagcagcagaacagcGTCTCCTCCAAAGGTCTTAACGCAGACTTCATCATCCAGTATGATGTGGACCTCAGAGACCTCTTGGGTGAAATCCAG GTGTATGATGGCTATTTTGTGCATTACTTTGCACCCAGAGGGCTTCCTGTGGTACCTAAGGATGTTATATTTGTCATTGATGTCAGTGGCTCAATGATAGGAACTAAAATAAAACAG ACCAAGCAGGCCATGAGCACCATTCTCGGCGACCTTAGAGAGGGAGACCACTTCAATATCATCACCTTCTCAGACAAGGTTCACACCTGGAGGAAAGGACGAACCGTGCGGGCAACGCGGCAGAATGTCCGAGACGCCAAAGACTTTGTGAAGAGGATTATTGCAGAAGGAT GGACGAACATCAATGCAGCTCTTATTTCAGCTGCCCAGCTCGTCAACCCTCcgtcctctgcctcctccaaaCTGCTCTCTCCCCGCCGTGTTCCTCTGGTAATTTTCCTAACTGACGGGGAGGCAACCATCGGAGTAACGGCTGGTGACACCATTCTTACCAATGCCAAGAAGGCTTTGGGCTCCGCTTCCCTGTTTGGCCTTGCCTTTGGAGATGATGCAgacttcctgctcctcaaaCGTCTGGCTCTGGATAACCGAGGCGTGGCCAGGATGGTGTACGAGGATGCAGACGCAGCCTTGCAGCTGAAGGGCTTTTATGACGAAGTAGCCAGCCCTTTGCTGTCAGACATCCAGCTGTCGTACCTGGATGATCAGGCATTTGACATCACTCGCTCTCTGTTCCCAAATTATTTCCAAGGCTCTGAGTTGGTGGTGGCTGGGAAGGTCAAGCCAGGGGTCAAGGATTTAAAGGTGTCGATGTCTGCCACTAATTCGAAGCAGCAAGTCAAGTTGGAGAACGGTGTGTTGATTTCTCATGCAAAGGCGAATGGAAGTGCAGATTCGCTAGACTGTTCAGCAGGCTTAGAGGGAATCTCCAGCTTTGTGCACCGCCTCTGGGCGTATTTCACCATCAAAGAGCTGCTACTGGCCAAACTGAACACCACTGACCCAACAACTCAAAGGTTACTGGCAGACAAAGCCACCAACCTCTCCCTCAAATATAACTTTGTAACACCAGTCACTTCTTTAGTTGTAGTTAAGCCAGAtgcagatgaagcagctcaAACTCCATCCACTGCAAAACCCACCGCTGCAGCCACTACAACCACGACTGCAACGACTGCTGCTACCAGCAAAATAtcagctgctggtgctgcaaAGAAGCCCAGCTCACCTTCTAACCCCCGGCCGAACAAAACCAAACCAGACCCTCCTCAGCCACCTCCAAATACGCCTCACACTAAAAAAATCCCACCGCCAGCTTCCACAGCAAAAGCAGCGTCCAGGAAAACCACGACAACCTCCAGCCCCAGCTCTGTCaaaactgctccagctccattCTCTGGTAAAAAGCTTGCTCTTTCCCAGAATGAATCCAAAactgcgcctcctcctcctgctggtaAGATCCCCACCTCTGTGCTTAATGCTCTAAAAACAGCATCACCCCCAGCACCTGGAAAAGTCTCCACTCCCCAGCACAGCGCCACAAAAACAACCACTCCCTCAACAACCACCACAATGTTATCATTCACCACCAGCACCGCGCTTCCACTCAGCCCAGTCAGAACCGACCCCGCGCCCCTGCCAGGAAGACCCCTTACCCCACAGCCCAGTGCAGTGAGGACAGCCCCCCCTCCTGTCAAGGCGATTGCGCCCTCCACAGAGGCAGGAAACGGCAGCACATCTGCTCCAGATGTTCCTCAGCCTGAAGTCACCACCGCTCTGCCCGAGCTGCTGTCTGCACTCACCTCTCCAACCCCAGCACCGGCTCCGGCTGTGGAGGACAACGACACAGACCTGAGCATCGCAACCTTTGTGTCGGCCACCTTTGCCCCCATGCCCGGTGTCACAGACGGGCCTCGGCTGTGGGAGGCAGCAGGGCTTCTGG ATGTCTCTACTTTCATCCAGAGAAAAG ATATTGATCTTGTGAAAG ACTATGATGCAACCTATGACTACGACTACGATCTGTCCTATGATGCCT GGGACGATACTGCAGACACGGAATCATTTG AACCGCCGTCCAGACTGAGCACTGTCCGGGTCTTCTCCTCATCAG TTGATGGAGATCCTCATTTTGTGGTCCAGCTgccaaagctgcagcagaaccTGTGTTTCACGGTAGACGGCAGGGCTAATGATGTCCTCAGACTGTTAGAGGACCCAGAGAGAG GGATCATTGTCGATGGCCACCTGATGGGGGCTCCCTCCAAGCACGGAGCAGAAGACCGACCCCGAACCTACTTTGACCAGCTCACCATTTCCTCAGCCACAGGCGGCTCCGGTGACATCACGATCACCCTCTCATTGGACGCTGTGGTGGTGGAAGGGGAAGGGCGGGATACCCTTCCCATCAATCAGCAGGGGTCAGTGAGGAGGCAGGGTGTGACGGTTACCGTGGACAACCATCGTAGCTGCTGGATCGAGCTGGCCAAGGACGTGCGCTTCCTGGTCCTGTTCCACCACTATAAACACCCCAGCTACCTGCAGATGGCTCACCTGGGCTTTTACATCACAGATGGAAAGGGACTGTCAGCTTCAACCCAAGGCCTGCTGG GCCAGTTTCAGCACGCTGACATGAGTTTAAGTGCCGTGAAGGATTATCTGGATGGAGGAGTTCACAAGGAGGCGGTTTCAGCCAGGGGGATCCTGAGGTGGGGCGCCGAGCACGTGCCGGTCACCTTGCAAGACAAGACGCTGAAAGACACGGTGCGAAAACGCCACGCAGGCAAGTGCTGGGTGGTGCCCAAGGCGGAGATAGAGAGGCTACTGGGTCATCCATACGAGAGCTACGTGGTGGATCAGGTGTAA
- the gdi1 gene encoding rab GDP dissociation inhibitor alpha yields MDEEYDVIVLGTGLTECILSGIMSVNGKKVLHMDRNPYYGGESSSITPLEELYKRFSLPDTPPEAMGRGRDWNVDLIPKFLMANGQLVKMLLYTEVTRYLDFKVVEGSFVYKGGKIYKVPSTETEALASNLMGMFEKRRFRKFLVFVANFDENDPKTFEGVDPKTTTMRDVYKKFDLGQDVIDFTGHALALYRTDDYLDVPCLETINRIKLYSESLARYGKSPYLYPLYGLGELPQGFARLSAIYGGTYMLNKPVDEIVMEGGHVVGVKSEGEVARCKQLICDPSYIPDRVRKAGQVIRVICILSHPIKNTNDANSCQIIIPQNQVNRNSDIYVCMISYAHNVAAQGKYIAIVSTTVETSEPEAEIEPALELLEPIDQKFVAISDLYEPTDDGTESQVFASRSYDATTHFETTCNDIKDIYKRMTGSDFDFENMKRKQNDVFGEDEQ; encoded by the exons ATGGATGAGGAATATGATGTGATCGTTTTGGGCACCGGACTCACA GAGTGCATTCTGTCCGGGATCATGTCTGTGAATGGGAAGAAGGTTCTGCACATGGACAGGAACCCCTACTACGGTGGCGAGAGCTCTTCCATCACCCCTCTGGAGGAG CTGTACAAGCGCTTCAGTCTTCCAGACACTCCGCCCGAGGCGATGGGCAGAGGAAGGGACTGGAACGTTGACCTCATCCCCAAGTTTCTCATGGCCAACG gtcAGCTGGTGAAGATGCTGCTATACACAGAAGTGACACGATACCTGGACTTTAAAGTGGTGGAGGGAAGCTTTGTCTACAAAGGAGGAAAGATCTACAAGGTGCCGTCGACCGAGACCGAGGCGCTAGCTTCAA ATCTGATGGGAATGTTCGAGAAGCGAAGGTTTCGGAAGTTTTTAGTCTTTGTGGCCAACTTCGATGAGAATGACCCCAAGACCTTTGAGGGCGTGGACCCCAAAACCACAACGATGAGGGATGTTTACAAGAAGTTTGACCTCGGCCAGGATGTCATTGACTTCACTGGCCACGCCCTGGCCCTCTACAGGACAGACGA ctATCTTGATGTTCCCTGTTTGGAGACCATCAATCGTATCAAGCTGTACAGTGAATCTCTGGCCCGGTATGGCAAGAGCCCCTACCTCTACCCCCTGTATGGTCTGGGGGAGCTGCCGCAGGGATTTGCCAG ATTGAGTGCAATCTATGGAGGGACATACATGCTGAACAAACCAGTGGATGAGATAGTGATGGAGGGTGGCCACGTGGTTGGAGTGAAGTCTGAGGGCGAG GTGGCTCGCTGTAAGCAGCTCATCTGCGACCCCAGCTACATCCCAGACCGCGTCCGTAAGGCGGGTCAGGTGATCCGTGTGATCTGCATCCTCAGCCACCCCATCAAAAACACCAATGACGCCAACTCCTGCCAGATCATCATTCCTCAGAATCAGGTTAACCGCAACTCAG ACATCTATGTGTGCATGATCTCCTATGCTCACAACGTGGCGGCCCAGGGGAAGTACATCGCCATCGTCAGCACCACAGTGGAGACCAGCGAGCCTGAGGCTGAGATAGAGCCGGCCCTGGAGCTCCTGGAGCCCATCGACCAAAA gtTTGTGGCTATTAGTGACCTTTATGAGCCCACAGATGATGGTACTGAGAGCCAG GTCTTCGCCTCAAGGTCCTACGATGCCACCACTCACTTCGAGACCACTTGCAACGACATCAAGGACATCTACAAACGTATGACCGGGAGCGACTTTGACTTTGAGAACATGAAGCGCAAACAGAACGACGTGTTTGGGGAGGATGAGCAGTGA